Proteins co-encoded in one Astyanax mexicanus isolate ESR-SI-001 chromosome 1, AstMex3_surface, whole genome shotgun sequence genomic window:
- the mylk4b gene encoding myosin light chain kinase family member 4 isoform X2, translating into MENFLRDKDVWIVGSVCLVASFLWRQFWSLFTHKRKRDKTTGSTTVDTELKSKDGVEKPKVCLKGLKSQKKKKPPDVADAAQTDLEEVQKLNQQNAELSHGTAETAACAAEHLDFIKDEQEPEEKKREELQAVEQKEEAEKDEQREISNEQDKQETKRPEDLCVPDVPRCESSAVYQESSEEHCELTGSTKRRVTEENLEKDDLKKSRVEQRSEEVEGSEEQKSEDDAAKEGTKEPEEPEGEKKEGETIAEEYIIDCSPPPPAPFEHRVVTSKTQQITAYYTINREEVLGGGRFGMVHKCVEKSSGLTLAAKIIKARSQKEKEVVKSEIEVMNQLNHANLIQLYAAYESRYDVTLVMEYVEGGELFDRIIDENYKLTELDTVLFIRQITEGLQYMHKMYILHLDLKPENILCVSRETNKVKIIDFGLARRYKPREKLRVNFGTPEFLAPEVINYEFVSFPTDMWSLGVITYMLLSGLSPFLGDDDNETLNNILECKWGFEEAEFEDISEEAKDFIKRLLVQSKGWRMSASQSLKHPWLSDRSLHYRLHQKKNKCHSTRAPPPES; encoded by the exons TTAAAAAGCAAGGATGGTGTGGAGAAGCCAAAAGTATGCTTAAAAGGGCTGAAATCCCAGAAGAAGAAAAAGCCTCCAGATGTAGCAG ATGCCGCACAGACTGACTTGGAGGAAGTACAAAAGCTGAACCAGCAGAACGCTGAGCTTTCTCATGGCACTGCTGAGACTGCTGCTTGTGCAGCAGAGCATCTGGACTTCATTAAAGATGAGCAAGAAcctgaagagaaaaagagagaggaactGCAGGCAGTGGAACAAAAAGAGGAAGCAGAGAAGGATGAGCAGAGGGAGATTAGCAATGAACAAGATAAACAGGAGACAAAAAGACCAGAGGACCTGTGTGTTCCAGATGTGCCCAGATGTGAAAGCAGTGCTGTCTACCAGGAAAG ctcTGAAGAACACTGTGAGTTGACTGGCAGCACTAAGAGACGAGTCACAGAAGAGAATCTGGAAAAAGATGACCTTAAAAAGAGCAGGGTGGAGCAGAGGTCAGAGGAGGTGGAGGGAAGTGAGGAACAGAAGTCAGAGGATGATGCTGCCAAAGAGGGAACAAAGGAACCAGAAGAACCAGAAGGGgagaagaaagaaggagagacaaTAGCTGAAGAGTACATAATTG ATTGCTCGCCTCCACCTCCTGCACCTTTTGAGCACCGTGTGGTGACATCAAAAACCCAACAGATAACTGCATACTACACCATCAACAGAGAGGAAGTGCTTGGAGG TGGGCGTTTTGGAATGGTGCACAAGTGTGTGGAGAAGTCTTCTGGTCTCACATTGGCAGCTAAGATCATCAAAGCCAGAAGTCAGAAAGAAAAG GAGGTGGTAAAAAGTGAGATTGAGGTTATGAACCAGCTGAATCACGCTAATCTAATCCAGCTTTATGCAGCTTATGAATCTCGCTATGATGTCACTCTTGTGATGGAATA tgttGAAGGAGGAGAGTTATTTGACCGAATCATTGATGAGAACTACAAACTAACAGAGTTGGACACAGTACTGTTCATCAGGCAGATCACTGAAGGACTGCAGTACATGCACAAGATGTACATCCTGCATCTCGACCTGAAG CCAGAAAACATACTCTGCGTGAGTCGAGAAACAAATAAAGTCAAGATCATTGACTTTGGCCTGGCGAGAAG ATATAAACCAAGAGAGAAGCTGAGGGTGAACTTTGGTACACCCGAGTTCCTGGCTCCTGAAGTGATCAACTATGAATTTGTCTCCTTCCCAACAGATATGTGGAGCTTAGGAGTCATTACCTACATGCT GCTAAGTGGTCTGTCCCCTTTCTTGGGTGACGATGATAACGAGACACTGAACAACATCTTGGAGTGCAAATGGGGCTTTGAGGAGGCAGAGTTTGAAGACATCTCTGAGGAGGCCAAAGACTTCATTAAACGCCTTCTTGTTCAGAGCAAGGG ATGGAGGATGAGTGCGTCTCAGTCACTGAAACACCCCTGGCTGTCGGACCGATCACTACACTATCGTCTCCATCAGAAA AAGAACAAATGCCACTCCACCCGAGCTCCTCCTCCAGAGAGCTGA